From one Gemmatimonadota bacterium genomic stretch:
- a CDS encoding four helix bundle protein, protein MQIYKKLTVWQKSHELTLRVYRASAGFHAHGHSALAGQMRRAAASVSANIAEGTGRSTSAQFANFLQQALGSARELDYHLLLARDLELLSTTDHATLEARTDQVTRMLVALRRTVHDRALTHPPRKARKTGKSPGPQA, encoded by the coding sequence ATGCAGATCTACAAGAAACTCACGGTATGGCAGAAGTCGCATGAGCTCACGTTGCGCGTGTATCGTGCCTCCGCCGGCTTCCATGCACATGGGCACTCCGCGCTCGCGGGACAGATGCGGCGAGCAGCTGCCTCCGTCTCGGCCAACATCGCGGAGGGAACCGGACGATCGACCAGCGCGCAGTTCGCCAACTTCCTGCAGCAAGCCCTGGGCTCGGCGCGCGAACTCGACTACCACCTGCTCCTCGCCCGCGACCTGGAGCTCCTCTCCACGACGGACCACGCGACGCTCGAAGCACGTACCGACCAGGTGACACGTATGCTGGTCGCCCTCCGCCGCACCGTACACGACCGCGCCCTCACGCATCCTCCCAGGAAAGCCCGGAAGACGGGAAAGA